One region of Flavobacterium pisciphilum genomic DNA includes:
- a CDS encoding DUF1501 domain-containing protein — MNRRNFISITGTFTGGMLLLPDFLHAYGTQSNLMIGEQCVVFVQLNGGNDGLNTFIPYENPLYYDYRTKIALNKDVVVSKNKGMAFHPSLKDFAQMQQNGDLTVIQNVGYPEPVRSHFRSQEIWQTATDSNKYINEGWLGRYLDLQCKEHNPTAGINLDSIDNLALKGIEPNSITVKDPNRFKVKSDKEENVILSNNPQLDFVRKIANSVTEGSDEIQKALVRSKNEISYPKTGLSKNLEWIARLIKGNLNSKVYYTSLGGFDTHDNQLAIHERKLTELNDAIFSFYQDLKQAKMLQNVTVVVFSEFGRRVKDNGNGTDHGTAAPMFIIGGSNKGTILGKNPDLSNLDNGDLKYEIDFRSVYASLLQQKMDFDYSKIGINNKPVAGLFS; from the coding sequence ATGAACAGAAGGAATTTTATATCGATAACAGGGACATTTACTGGTGGAATGCTTTTACTTCCTGATTTTTTGCATGCCTATGGTACGCAAAGTAATTTGATGATTGGAGAACAATGCGTTGTATTTGTTCAGCTTAATGGAGGGAATGACGGATTGAATACTTTTATTCCATATGAGAATCCATTGTATTATGATTATAGGACTAAAATTGCTTTGAATAAAGATGTAGTCGTGAGTAAAAATAAAGGGATGGCATTTCATCCATCGTTAAAAGATTTTGCTCAAATGCAACAGAATGGCGATTTAACAGTAATTCAGAATGTAGGTTATCCAGAGCCAGTTCGCTCTCATTTTCGTTCTCAAGAAATTTGGCAAACGGCTACAGATTCTAATAAATACATAAACGAAGGTTGGCTTGGGCGCTATTTAGACTTGCAATGTAAAGAGCATAATCCAACAGCAGGGATAAATTTAGACTCTATTGATAATTTGGCTTTAAAAGGAATTGAACCTAATTCGATAACAGTAAAAGATCCCAATCGATTTAAAGTGAAATCAGACAAGGAAGAGAATGTAATATTGTCTAATAATCCTCAATTGGATTTTGTTCGTAAAATTGCTAATTCAGTTACAGAGGGTTCCGATGAAATTCAGAAAGCATTGGTTAGATCAAAAAACGAAATTAGTTATCCAAAAACTGGATTATCTAAAAACCTAGAGTGGATTGCAAGATTGATAAAAGGAAATTTAAATTCTAAAGTGTATTATACTTCTCTTGGAGGTTTTGACACGCATGATAATCAGTTGGCAATTCACGAACGAAAATTAACAGAATTAAACGATGCTATTTTTAGTTTTTATCAGGATTTGAAACAAGCTAAAATGCTTCAAAATGTTACTGTTGTTGTTTTCTCAGAATTTGGAAGAAGAGTAAAAGACAATGGAAATGGTACGGATCATGGAACTGCGGCACCAATGTTTATTATTGGGGGAAGTAATAAAGGTACTATTTTAGGAAAGAATCCAGATTTGTCTAATCTTGATAATGGCGATTTAAAATATGAAATTGATTTCAGAAGTGTTTATGCATCCTTATTACAGCAAAAAATGGATTTCGATTATTCTAAAATAGGAATAAATAATAAACCAGTTGCAGGATTGTTTTCTTGA
- a CDS encoding DUF1800 domain-containing protein, whose translation MKKSNLWSLRLGFSGKEASEIEKLGLEKFLKKSYSLKVDKQLPAFLDDDPKTLLELKELKQSIKNADTEAKKKILKKEIYSAIELRRWWIDKMRNDEFPLLENMVCFWHNHFVATSQKVKVNYWIYQHNMILRENAFGNFKDLIKKIIKSNAIVKYLDNVDNKKDKINENLSRELLELFTIGIGNYSESDIKNGARALAGLNYGDDNAVYRKFAEDNTDKTYFGKTGNWKADDLVDIIFEQKNIPYLITRKILKWFVYDNPSEELVTYYGDYFRKKNFEIEPLLTKIFIEEYAKDNVGTKIKNPLVYLLQLIDELEIEDFDNALIAYFLRQQGMDLYNQVNVKGWDGGNSWLTSQIYLQRNNTSDLLCNGRNISRKVLDTMGDEAGKPKLELDKIDVKIDFDSNGSNKTIITELSNRLLFTVTESSQKDMENLLKYDFDPKDSHANFAVIRLFNYISKLPEYQLI comes from the coding sequence ATGAAAAAAAGCAATCTTTGGTCGTTACGATTAGGTTTCTCAGGGAAAGAAGCTAGTGAAATCGAAAAGTTAGGATTAGAAAAATTCCTAAAGAAATCGTATAGCTTAAAGGTTGATAAGCAGCTTCCAGCTTTTTTAGATGATGATCCTAAAACACTCCTAGAGCTTAAGGAACTAAAACAATCTATAAAAAACGCAGATACAGAAGCTAAAAAGAAAATCCTAAAAAAAGAGATTTATTCAGCAATTGAACTGCGAAGATGGTGGATTGATAAAATGCGGAATGATGAATTTCCGTTGCTGGAGAATATGGTTTGTTTTTGGCACAATCATTTTGTTGCAACCTCACAAAAAGTAAAAGTCAACTACTGGATTTATCAGCACAACATGATTTTGCGTGAAAATGCTTTTGGTAATTTCAAAGACCTGATCAAGAAAATAATAAAGTCGAATGCAATTGTCAAATACTTAGATAATGTCGACAATAAGAAAGATAAAATTAACGAAAACCTAAGTCGGGAATTACTGGAGTTATTTACAATAGGAATAGGGAATTATTCTGAGAGTGACATTAAAAACGGTGCGCGAGCTTTGGCAGGATTGAATTACGGTGATGATAACGCTGTTTATAGAAAATTTGCTGAAGACAATACTGATAAAACTTATTTTGGTAAAACGGGAAATTGGAAAGCCGATGATTTAGTTGATATTATTTTTGAGCAAAAAAACATTCCCTACTTAATAACCCGAAAAATTCTGAAATGGTTTGTTTATGATAATCCATCAGAAGAATTGGTGACTTATTATGGCGATTATTTTCGAAAGAAGAACTTTGAAATAGAACCTCTGCTTACTAAAATTTTTATAGAAGAATACGCTAAAGATAATGTGGGAACAAAGATTAAAAACCCTTTAGTATATCTGCTTCAGCTTATTGATGAACTAGAAATTGAAGATTTTGATAATGCATTAATTGCTTATTTTCTGAGGCAGCAAGGAATGGATCTGTATAATCAAGTAAATGTAAAAGGATGGGATGGCGGAAACTCATGGTTGACCTCACAGATATACTTGCAACGAAATAATACGTCAGATTTGCTTTGTAATGGTCGGAATATTTCAAGAAAAGTTTTGGACACAATGGGAGATGAAGCAGGGAAGCCAAAACTAGAACTCGATAAAATTGATGTAAAGATTGATTTTGATTCTAATGGAAGTAATAAAACAATCATTACTGAATTGTCAAATAGATTGTTATTTACTGTAACAGAATCATCACAGAAGGATATGGAAAATTTACTGAAATATGATTTTGATCCGAAAGACTCCCATGCCAATTTTGCTGTGATTCGATTGTTTAATTACATCTCAAAATTGCCAGAATACCAATTAATCTAG